The Terriglobales bacterium genome window below encodes:
- a CDS encoding M20 aminoacylase family protein, which translates to MTSPVERIRQYHRELTAIRRDLHAHPELSFTEQRTAGVVADYLKKLGVETHTGLAKTGVVGVIHGKKKNGKAVALRADMDCLPMHELNAFPHRSKHEGRMHACGHDGHTTMLLGAARYLSETRNFEGTAYLVFQPAEEGGGGGQVMVNEGLFDKFPAHEIYAVHNWPGLPAGQMAVRAGPVMAATDEVQITVRGRGGHGAMPHLVVDPVVACAQIISALQTIASRNVEPVDAVVVSICSMQTSQVGAFNVVPDAVKLVGTVRSFRPATRDLAERRLKEIVTKVAEAFGCSSEIQYTRGYPATVNSAREAQFAARVGERVFGKGNVITEHEPTMGGEDFSYMLQARPGAYVFLGQGGPQGGCFLHNPNYDFNDEVIPLGAGYLAALVEEALPIK; encoded by the coding sequence ATGACCAGCCCCGTCGAACGCATCCGCCAGTACCACCGCGAGCTCACCGCGATCCGCCGCGACCTGCACGCCCATCCCGAGCTGTCCTTCACCGAGCAGAGAACCGCCGGGGTGGTCGCCGACTACTTGAAGAAGCTCGGCGTGGAGACCCATACCGGCCTCGCGAAGACCGGCGTGGTCGGCGTGATTCACGGCAAGAAGAAGAACGGCAAGGCCGTCGCGCTGCGCGCCGACATGGACTGCCTGCCCATGCACGAATTGAATGCCTTTCCCCATCGATCGAAGCATGAAGGGCGAATGCACGCCTGCGGGCACGACGGCCATACCACCATGCTGCTCGGCGCGGCGCGCTACCTGTCAGAGACGCGCAACTTCGAGGGCACCGCGTACCTGGTGTTCCAGCCCGCCGAGGAAGGCGGCGGCGGCGGCCAGGTGATGGTGAACGAAGGCCTGTTCGACAAGTTTCCCGCCCACGAGATTTACGCCGTGCACAACTGGCCGGGCCTGCCGGCCGGGCAGATGGCGGTGCGCGCCGGCCCGGTGATGGCCGCCACCGACGAGGTCCAGATCACCGTGCGCGGCCGCGGCGGCCACGGCGCCATGCCGCATCTCGTCGTCGACCCGGTGGTGGCCTGCGCGCAGATCATCAGCGCGCTGCAGACCATCGCGAGCCGCAACGTCGAGCCGGTCGACGCGGTGGTGGTGAGCATCTGCTCGATGCAGACCAGCCAGGTGGGCGCCTTCAATGTGGTGCCCGATGCGGTCAAGCTGGTCGGCACGGTGCGCAGCTTCCGCCCGGCCACGCGCGACCTGGCCGAACGGCGCCTCAAGGAGATCGTCACGAAAGTAGCCGAGGCCTTCGGTTGCTCGAGCGAGATCCAATACACCCGCGGCTATCCGGCGACCGTCAACAGCGCCCGCGAGGCGCAGTTCGCGGCGCGCGTCGGCGAGCGCGTGTTCGGCAAGGGCAACGTGATCACCGAGCACGAGCCCACCATGGGCGGCGAGGATTTCTCGTACATGCTGCAGGCGCGCCCCGGGGCCTATGTCTTTCTCGGGCAAGGCGGTCCCCAGGGCGGCTGCTTCCTGCACAATCCCAACTACGATTTCAACGACGAGGTGATCCCCCTCGGCGCGGGCTACCTGGCCGCGCTGGTGGAGGAAGCACTGCCGATCAAATGA